One Saimiri boliviensis isolate mSaiBol1 chromosome 5, mSaiBol1.pri, whole genome shotgun sequence genomic window carries:
- the LOC101048765 gene encoding zona pellucida sperm-binding protein 3-like: MQVTDDALVYSTFLLHDPRPVGNLSIVRTNRAEIPIECRYPRRGNVSSQAILPTWLPFRTTVFSEEKLTFSLRLMEENWSAEKRTPTFHLGDAAHLQAEIHTGSHVPLRLFVDHCVATPTPDQNASPYHTIVDFHSCLVDGLTDASSAFQVPRPRPDILQFTVDVFHFANDSRNMIYITCHLKVTLAEQDPDELNKACSFSKPSNSWFLVEGPADICQCCSKGGCGTSSHARRQPHVVSLGSSSSARNRRHVTEEADVTVGPLIFLDRTDDHEMEQWALPAETSLLLLGTGLALVAFLTLNAVILVLTRRCRTASHPVSASQ, encoded by the coding sequence ATGCAGGTGACTGACGATGCCCTAGTGTACAGCACCTTCCTGCTCCACGACCCCCGCCCTGTGGGAAACCTGTCCATCGTGAGAACTAACCGCGCAGAGATTCCCATCGAGTGCCGCTATCCCAGGCGGGGCAATGTGAGCAGCCAGGCCATCCTGCCCACCTGGTTGCCCTTCAGGACCACGGTGTTCTCGGAGGAGAAGCTGACTTTCTCTCTGCGCCTGATGGAGGAGAACTGGAGCGCTGAGAAGAGGACCCCTACCTTCCATCTGGGAGATGCAGCCCACCTCCAGGCAGAAATCCACACTGGCAGCCACGTGCCACTGCGGCTGTTTGTGGACCACTGTGTGGCCACGCCGACACCAGACCAGAACGCCTCCCCTTATCACACCATTGTGGACTTCCACAGCTGTCTTGTCGACGGTCTCACTGATGCCTCTTCTGCATTCCAAGTTCCCAGACCCAGGCCAGATATACTTCAGTTCACGGTGGATGTGTTTCATTTTGCTAATGACTCCAGAAATATGATATATATCACCTGCCACCTGAAGGTCACCCTCGCTGAGCAGGACCCAGATGAACTGAACAAAGCCTGTTCCTTCAGCAAGCCTTCCAACAGCTGGTTCCTAGTGGAAGGCCCGGCTGACATCTGCCAGTGCTGTAGCAAGGGTGGCTGTGGCACTTCAAGCCATGCCAGGAGGCAGCCCCATGTCGTGAGCCTGGGGTCCAGTTCGTCAGCCCGTAACCGCAGGCATGTGACAGAAGAAGCAGATGTCACTGTGGGGCCGCTGATCTTCCTGGACAGGACTGATGACCACGAAATGGAGCAGTGGGCTTTGCCGGCTGAAACCTCCTTGCTGCTGCTGGGCACAGGCCTGGCTCTGGTGGCGTTCCTGACTCTGAACGCTGTTATCCTGGTTCTCACCAGGAGGTGTCGCACTGCCTCCCACCCTGTGTCTGCTTcccaataa